The following proteins are encoded in a genomic region of Oryza brachyantha chromosome 11, ObraRS2, whole genome shotgun sequence:
- the LOC121055676 gene encoding disease resistance protein RGA5-like, producing the protein MARSRLQLPLGNKMEIVTGTIHTLLPKLDTLLTSEYKLQRGLDGNIKSLKAELVSMDAALTRASEAQMSDDMVQIWAREMRDLSYDIEDIIDKFMVRVKAHPSLQLPGIIGFFVSCLGSLTRAKTRRQIAGDIEHIKKLITEVAERRQRYKFDDIVDQPMAQAIDPRLLGMFEESTKLVAISGPTKELCGLLMEHEGTSKRQLRVVSIVGVGGLGKTTLATVTYQQLRHQFSCSAFVSVSLRPDLKKILGSLLRQVSEQEGYPNNETWEVDELINKIRGVLANKRYFIIIDDIWDESAWKYIQCALIENNYGSRIITTTRLASVAASCCSDIDGSIYKLKPLLLDDSKQLFYKRVFGSEDGCHPELKEISEKILRKCSGVPLAITTIASLLANKPGNKSEWNRVHNSIGFGVEKCTNMDNMRQILSISYDGLPSVLKPCLLYFTVFPEDYSIPIDQLVRRWIAEGFVHGQHDALDELGYSYLFELINRSLIQPENLTAYDGIQSCRVHDMVLDLITSLATKENFVTTFDGRQLADHPGKVRRLSLQNNEEEHNLTHATLNVSHLRSLIVFPGATNLMPPLSDTPVLRVLDLEHCRDLENHHIAGVQKLLNLRYLGLRDTNITRLPRKLGNLQCLHTLDLSQTSITKLPSSAVCLKQLVRLYIEDSVKLPKGIGQLNLLEVLSSYGVSSSPSIVGELGNLTELRVLHISLASGNGSLGGWRNTYEKPLCDSLLKLQKIQELHIRSFGAPTEFIADLGWSPQHLQDFFGSPMSRLPSWMNYSLSNLYQITMTLNILRQEDIQNIGIIPFLRSLHLSVRKIESTGHKLLIGTDHTQFRCLCHLGLSSHHAMGLMFVQGAVPSLVSLDIVLRVRETKDLYGDFNLGLENLHSVRQISVKIGCTGCRRCEVDSAEADIRRAIMNNPNNPTFEITRCFEYELDEVQHLVNEETTEEEEVLIEEVLIK; encoded by the exons ATGGCGA GGTCAAGGCTCCAGCTTCCATTGGGCAATAAAATGGAAATCGTGACAGGCACAATACACACCCTTCTGCCAAAACTGGACACCCTGCTGACAAGTGAATACAAGCTGCAGAGAGGCCTAGATGGCAATATCAAATCCCTGAAAGCCGAGCTGGTTAGCATGGATGCTGCACTGACGAGAGCATCTGAGGCACAGATGAGCGACGACATGGTCCAGATCTGGGCAAGGGAGATGAGGGACCTGTCCTATGACATTGAAGATATTATCGACAAATTCATGGTTCGTGTGAAGGCTCATCCATCGTTACAGCTGCCTGGAATTATAGGGTTTTTTGTTAGTTGTTTGGGATCTCTGACTAGGGCAAAAACTCGTCGTCAGATTGCCGGCGACATTGAACACATTAAGAAACTTATCACCGAGGTTGCTGAACGGCGCCAGAGGTATAAGTTTGATGATATTGTCGACCAGCCCATGGCTCAAGCAATTGACCCCCGTTTGCTCGGCATGTTCGAAGAATCAACGAAGCTCGTCGCGATTAGTGGCCCAACGAAGGAATTGTGTGGCCTGCTTATGGAGCATGAAGGCACATCAAAGCGGCAGCTCAGAGTGGTATCCATCGTCGGAGTTGGTGGCTTAGGAAAGACCACGCTTGCCACTGTGACATATCAACAGCTTAGGCATCAATTCAGTTGCAGTGCTTTTGTTTCGGTGTCACTTAGGCCTGATCTGAAGAAAATTCTAGGCAGCTTGCTTCGCCAAGTTAGTGAGCAGGAAGGTTACCCTAACAATGAAACATGGGAAGTTGACGAGCTTATCAATAAAATCAGAGGAGTTCTTGCTAATAAGAG gtacTTTATTATAATTGATGATATATGGGACGAATCAGCGTGGAAATATATACAGTGTGCACTTATTGAGAACAATTACGGTAGCAGAATAATAACAACAACTCGTTTAGCTAGTGTTGCTGCATCATGCTGCTCAGACATTGATGGTAGCATCTATAAACTAAAACCACTTTTGCTCGACGACTCGAAGCAGTTGTTCTACAAGAGAGTATTCGGCAGCGAGGACGGCTGTCATCCGGAACTGAAAGAGATATCAGAGAAAATTTTAAGGAAGTGCAGTGGGGTGCCATTAGCCATCACCACTATAGCCAGTCTATTGGCAAATAAACCAGGCAACAAGAGTGAGTGGAACAGGGTGCACAACTCCATTGGTTTTGGGGTTGAAAAATGCACTAACATGGACAACATGCGTCAGATACTGTCTATTAGTTATGATGGCTTGCCTTCTGTCCTAAAGCCCTGCTTGTTGTATTTTACTGTCTTTCCGGAGGATTACAGTATTCCCATAGATCAATTGGTACGAAGATGGATAGCCGAAGGCTTTGTCCATGGGCAACATGATGCCCTGGATGAACTAGGATATTCATACCTGTTTGAGCTCATTAACAGAAGCTTGATTCAACCAGAGAATTTAACCGCTTATGATGGGATTCAGTCTTGTCGTGTGCATGATATGGTATTAGATCTCATCACATCCCTTGCAACCAAAGAGAATTTTGTCACTACATTTGATGGACGCCAGCTTGCAGATCATCCAGGGAAGGTTCGCCGGTTGTCACTCCAAAACAATGAAGAAGAGCACAACTTAACACATGCAACATTGAACGTATCTCATTTGAGATCACTTATTGTTTTCCCTGGTGCTACTAACTTGATGCCACCTCTTTCAGACACCCCGGTTTTGCGAGTATTGGATTTGGAGCACTGCCGTGACCTGGAGAATCATCACATTGCTGGTGTTCAGAAATTGCTCAATCTGAGGTACCTTGGGCTAAGGGATACCAATATCACAAGACTCCCAAGAAAACTTGGTAACCTGCAATGCTTGCACACATTAGATCTGAGTCAAACTTCCATAACTAAACTGCCATCATCGGCTGTTTGCTTGAAACAATTGGTGCGCCTCTATATTGAAGATTCAGTGAAGCTGCCCAAGGGAATTGGGCAGTTGAATTTACTGGAGGTGCTCTCATCTTACGGTGTGAGCAGCTCACCAAGTATTGTGGGAGAGCTAGGCAATTTAACCGAGCTGAGAGTTCTCCATATCTCATTGGCTAGTGGTAATGGTAGTCTTGGTGGGTGGCGCAACACCTACGAGAAACCTTTGTGTGATTCCTTGTTGAAACTGCAGAAAATCCAAGAGTTGCATATCCGATCTTTTGGAGCACCCACGGAATTCATTGCAGATTTAGGATGGTCTCCTCAACACCTCCAAGATTTCTTTGGCAGTCCTATGTCCAGATTGCCAAGTTGGATGAACTACTCTCTCTCAAACCTGTACCAGATAACCATGACGCTCAACATACTACGGCAGGAGGACATCCAGAATATCGGGATTATACCATTTCTACGTTCTCTTCATCTCTCTGTCAGGAAAATCGAATCGACAGGACATAAGCTGCTCATTGGCACAGATCACACGCAATTCCGGTGCCTGTGTCATCTTGGGTTGAGCAGTCATCACGCGATGGGCCTCATGTTTGTACAGGGAGCTGTGCCAAGCCTTGTAAGTCTTGATATTGTGCTCCGGGTTCGTGAGACGAAGGACTTGTATGGCGACTTCAATCTTGGATTGGAAAATCTGCATTCTGTCAGGCAAATCAGTGTGAAAATTGGTTGTACCGGTTGCAGGAGATGTGAGGTGGACAGTGCAGAGGCTGACATAAGAAGGGCAATCATGAACAATCCTAACAATCCAACGTTTGAGATCACCAGATGTTTTGAATATGAATTGGATGAGGTGCAACACCTGGTCAATGAGGAAACAACTGAAGAAGAGGAGGTACTGATTGAGGAGGTACTGATTAAGTAA
- the LOC102717196 gene encoding uncharacterized protein LOC102717196 — MGRGKVHPSPSPAAAAAGGGGDGGGWETAEAVLMRVLPVAVLAMAAPLGPEGKEVLAYLVLASLRSTSPARVGEGEEEEGKCKGGSGRVVVAGAAHPPELGCGCFGCYTAYWSRWDGSPERDRDAIHRAIEAFEEHLARKEEEEDGGGGKASARRRKKRGKEKKGKAKVASSSAAQPPPPPLPSSVPEKVETSSSSSSAAAAAVPVAGEWEEAAEEMKAAAGDGVVEEERRRRGWGGVAGVFSWRGWSLWGSH; from the coding sequence ATGGGGAGGGGCAAGGTGCatccctcgccgtcgccggcggcggcggcggctggtggcggtggtgatgGAGGTGGCTGggagacggcggaggcggtgctgATGAGGGTGCTGCCCGTGGCGGTGctggccatggcggcgccgcTCGGGCCGGAGGGGAAGGAGGTGCTCGCGTACCTGGTGCTCGCGTCGCTGCggtcgacgtcgccggcgagggtaggggagggggaggaggaggaggggaagtgTAAGGGAGGGAGTgggagggtggtggtggcgggggCGGCCCACCCGCCGGAGCTCGGGTGCGGGTGCTTCGGGTGCTACACGGCGTACTGGTCCCGGTGGGACGGGTCCCCGGAGCGCGACCGCGACGCGATCCACCGCGCCATCGAGGCGTTCGAGGAGCACCTCGCCCgcaaggaagaggaggaggacggcggcggcggcaaggcctccgcccgccgccgcaagAAGCGCGGCAAGGAGAAGAAGGGCAAGGCGAaggtcgcctcctcctccgccgcccagcccccgcctccgcctctgcCTTCTAGCGTCCCCGAGAAGGTGGAGAcctcctcctcatcatcctccgccgccgccgccgctgtccccGTCGCCGGGGAGTGGGAGGAAGCAGCGGAAGAAAtgaaggccgccgccggcgacggcgtggtggaggaggagcggaggcggcgaggatgggGCGGGGTGGCCGGCGTGTTCAGCTGGAGGGGGTGGAGCCTGTGGGGGTCCCACTAG